The Macaca fascicularis isolate 582-1 chromosome 12, T2T-MFA8v1.1 genome has a segment encoding these proteins:
- the INSIG2 gene encoding insulin-induced gene 2 protein isoform X1, which yields MAEGETESPGPKKCGPYISSVTSQSVNLMIRGVVLFFIGVFLALVLNLLQIQRNVTLFPPDVIASIFSSAWWVPPCCGTASAVIGLLYPCIDRHLGEPHKFKREWSSVMRCVAVFVGINHASAKVDFDNNIQLSLTLAALSIGLWWTFDRSRSGFGLGVGIAFLATLVTQLLVYNGVYQYTSPDFLYVRSWLPCIFFAGGITMGNIGRQLAMYECKVIAEKSHQE from the exons ATGGCGGAAGGAGAGACAGAGTCACCTGGGCCCaaaaaatgtggcccatatatcTCATCTGTCACTAGCCAGAGTGTGAACTTGATGATTCGAGGAGTAGTGCTATTTTTTATTGGAGTATTTCTTGCATTGGTGTTAAACTTACTTCAGATTCAGAGAAATGTGACGCTCTTTCCACCTGATGTGATTGCAAGCATCTTTTCTTCTGCATGGTGGGTACCCCCATGCTGTGGCACGGCTTCAG cTGTGATTGGGTTATTATACCCCTGCATTGACAGACATCTAGGAGAACCACATAAATTTAAAAGAGAGTGGTCCAGTGTAATGCGGTGTGTAGCAGTCTTTGTTGGTATAAATCATGCCAGTGCT AAAGTGGATTTTGATAACAACATACAGTTGTCTCTCACACTGGCTGCACTATCCATTGGACTGTGGTGGACTTTTGATAGATCTAGAAGTGGTTTTGGCCTTGGAGTAGGAATCGCTTTCTTGGCAACCCTGGTCACTCAATTACTAGTATATAATGGTGTTTATCA ATATACATCTCCAGATTTCCTCTATGTTCGTTCTTGGTTACCATGTATATTTTTTGCTGGAGGCATAACAATGGGAAACATTGGTCGACAACTGGCAATG TATGAATGTAAAGTTATCGCAGAAAAATCTCATCAGGAATGA
- the INSIG2 gene encoding insulin-induced gene 2 protein isoform X2: MAEGETESPGPKKCGPYISSVTSQSVNLMIRGVVLFFIGVFLALVLNLLQIQRNVTLFPPDVIASIFSSAWWVPPCCGTASAVIGLLYPCIDRHLGEPHKFKREWSSVMRYTSPDFLYVRSWLPCIFFAGGITMGNIGRQLAMYECKVIAEKSHQE; this comes from the exons ATGGCGGAAGGAGAGACAGAGTCACCTGGGCCCaaaaaatgtggcccatatatcTCATCTGTCACTAGCCAGAGTGTGAACTTGATGATTCGAGGAGTAGTGCTATTTTTTATTGGAGTATTTCTTGCATTGGTGTTAAACTTACTTCAGATTCAGAGAAATGTGACGCTCTTTCCACCTGATGTGATTGCAAGCATCTTTTCTTCTGCATGGTGGGTACCCCCATGCTGTGGCACGGCTTCAG cTGTGATTGGGTTATTATACCCCTGCATTGACAGACATCTAGGAGAACCACATAAATTTAAAAGAGAGTGGTCCAGTGTAATGCG ATATACATCTCCAGATTTCCTCTATGTTCGTTCTTGGTTACCATGTATATTTTTTGCTGGAGGCATAACAATGGGAAACATTGGTCGACAACTGGCAATG TATGAATGTAAAGTTATCGCAGAAAAATCTCATCAGGAATGA